The DNA segment GCCGGATTTTCTGGttctgttgctgctgctgcttctCATTCTTTTGACACTGCCAAAAGTCGATCACAATGTATTGTGTTACCCAAGGTATTTTATGTGTATCAAAAATACTGTTTTATTATCACTGAATTATACTTTAGAAATCAcaggttttttccttttttatatgtatatgtGGCCACTGTTGCCATTGTGTCAATTCAACATAATAATCACATATTCATTATGTTCATTATTTTGACAATTATTGATGCCTGATCCCTACATTTAACTTGGTATTAAAccatttgttttcttattatttttttatttgcatgATATTGTTATTCGTTATGCAACCACATTAGCGAGTGATTGCTTTTTGCGCTGATCCGTAATTTGTGGGACCTTGgtgttaatattttttgtttccattGTGACATGATatcaaaatttaacttttttattaaacCCTGATCCTTTTGACATGATATCAAAAGGATCCTTGATTGCTTAATTTTATGGGTTAGTGACTAAAGCTGATATGTTTTTGTGATTACTATTGGTATAGGTATGGGTTATGTTGTGGTTTGATTTTTCTGCTTGGGACTAAATTAAATTCgtaaaagaaagggaaaacttTAAGCTTTGACTTCAACTTCCAAATTCTGTAAATTCACAAGTGGGTTAGTTATGGGATGATTGGAATCTCTGGTTAGAGTGAAACTAAATCAGTATCTCAATCAAATACCTTTTTCTTACAGTGTGATTTTTGATATTCCGTTGTACTAGGACTGTTGAGAACTTATTTTTCCCCATGTATTGAATGGCCTTATTGGAAGCAAGACATGCATTTCTTACATACCTAGTTGTGATTTTGTAATTCATGTATGACGAGTGCATATGGTATATGATGATGGCCATCATAAAACCTTAAATCTATGTTTGATTCCCGAAAATTTTGTGGGAAAATGGAAGCGAAAGACAATAGAggggaaaataaaaaggaaaaaaaagtgaaaaaaataaaaaaaaaatttaaagtccACAAGTTTTTTTATGTCATTTCAAACTTAtgtcatttatttaatttttctatataaagattaaataatctaGAAATGCATAGGTCTTTAACTAATTTAGTTAtagttaattttctttcatatcttTCAAGGTAagaccaaacatgaaaaaatcatttttcttagcattttaTATCTTTCGTTAGTATTTTCTAGGAATCAAACATGGTCTAAAGAAATGACAAATCAAAGACGTATATTCCATGAGTTGGGATTATTTGTTGCCTTCAAGTCGGTGTCAGCCATCCTTGTGTGCATTAATAATTCTTCCCTTTTTGCATTCCCCATATAACAATGAAGTTGAGTTCAAGAAAAGCATTTCTCTCATACAATCTCTGATTCTATACATTTGTTCATCTCCATGATGTTCTTAAATTGTTTCTCCATATGTAgattccaattatttttttgaattgatttttgcTGCAGTACATCTCCACAGAGAGGAGGCTTCTCAAATGGAAACAACCAGGGAGGTGGTATGAGAGATATACCGGGATCCATCCTTCTGATAGGAGCCTCCTACATCGTGGCATTTGGTTGCGGATGGGCCGCAGCGGGTTCGCATCATTCTTGGTTGTAGGAAGTTATTTCTTGGCTGTTGATCAGCTTGCTAGATGAATAGATTGGCTGGgtagttaattttttagtacaGAACAGTGTACTACTACTAGCCCACCAGTAGATGATTTGAAAAAATCCATCTCAATCTCAAATCAATAAGGAAATTCCTTCATTGTAACCCCCAGTTTTATGATGTATGGGGCCTTTTATCTGTTTGGTTGTACTGAAAGGAACAAGGCAGAGCTTGAAGAATTGGAAGTCTAACTGCACATATTGCTGCATAATGGACATTCTTGTAGGCAAGAATACGCCTCTAGAAGAATTGGAAGTCTCTTTATCTGAAATCAatatctttttcctctttttttttcgtCTTTTTTATAATGGATGAATTTTACATGGTTAAGCTCGTATCACTTTTCATAGGGATCCAAACCTTGGGGTGCTGACTACCCTACAACAACCAACATCGGGTAAATTTAGGGTATGACAAGATTTGAATCCAGACCATCTACCACTTATTGGGATGAAATCAATGATTTTTATGATTGTATTATACTTTTTTCTAATCTCAAAATTCTTAtctaaaagtaataatattgcTAATTAAAAGTACCATTATTAATAACATGATGTACTAacttattcaattttttattgtcattattataactttgataaagattattaaataatatgtcaaaaaaaGAAACACAGATAATGTACTTTTTTTAAAgacattatttattaaaataaaaataattttaatggtttaaaattttaattaaacaaaaatgtattttttattacatatttaatataaaaaaacattagtttttctttttcttttttaaatgtaatatgataggaattatgaatttatattaaaaaatttaatacaaacacttttaaaatttttattttatctaccttaaaatattgcttttaaaattaaatgctcttaaaaatgatcaattactattttttgttgaatgaaattatagataagttaatattttttaatattatatttctgtttttattttgaaggaaacaaaaaatttagttttaacaCATGTGgatgttgttttttttatttatttaaatttaggcttaatattttataaaaatttagaaaaatatatataaaaaatgaaatccataaaataaaaatgataaatattataaatacaaaaatattatgaataccaaacaaaataaaatattatctatatatatttgaaatccaaattattcaaaatattagtatttgtttatttatttattagattattaattataatgggtgagtatatttttatattacaaattaatttattttaatgtattaattacaaatgatgttaaaataaaaatttaataaagaaagtgaaataaataatgaataaatgaattgcattttttaaaaattaagttagttttttttcttaattaagtagattcttaaaaatagggaaaaatgatgagaattattttataaaattaattaaaatcaaagtattaaaaaaatcaaaatttaatttatttaattataatacaaAACTTAATTGACTGAAGGACATTTTCGGGTACAATAGGGAGGACacatgaaaaggaaaagaaatttatttatttatttaaaatttcatacaGTTACTAATATATGATTTAGCTTTGGGACCGTTGATATAATCATCAAATTTAATCTCAACAGTCCACTTGTACAGTAAGAGCACTAGTCTACCTTCAAAATAAGCAGCGAAAACTGAAGCAGCAAGCCACGGGCATGGCGCGTCCAGCAATCCAAAAAGCCTCACCCACCCCTCCTTCCCCTCTCCAAAAACTCTCTACTCCCACCGTCGCCTCCACTCCTACCACCGCCACTGGAGGCGCCTCCCCTCTCGATGCCTTCGCCTCGGACCCCACCTTCTCAGCCTTCCTCTCCCATTCCTTCGATTCCACCCGCTTCTCCTCCGCCGCCCTATCCGCCGGCTCCGCTGCCTCCACCGCCGAGAAGCTCCAGGATGGCATCCGCCTCCTCGAAAAGCAGCTTCGCTCCGAAGTCCTCCACCGCCACTCTGACCTCCTCAACCAGCTCTCCTCCCTCAAGGACGCCGATTCCGCCCTCTCCACCCTCCGCGCCGCCGTCTCCTCGCTCCAGTCTTCCGTTCGCCGTGTCCGCTCTGAGATTGCCGACCCTCACCGCCAAATCAAGTCAAAAACCATCCAGCTCTCCAACCTTCACCGCACCACCGACCTCCTCCAGCACTCCATTCGCGCAATTCGATTGTCGAAGAAATTGCGAGATCTCGCCAGTGCTGATCCCGACAAGCTCGATCTCGCCAAGGCCGCGCAACTGCATTGCGAGATCTTGAGCCTGTGCAGCGAAAACGACCTCGCCGGCATCGATATAATCAATGAGGAATTAGCATCCGTTTCTGAGATCGGATCTCGGTTGAGATCCGATGCGATGAAGGTGTTGGAAAGAGGCATGGACGGCTTGAATCAGGCCGAAGTTGGGACCGGACTGCAAGTGTTCTACAACCTTGGTGAGTTGAGGCAGACGGTGGATGCGTTGATAAACAAATACAAGAGCCAGTGTGTGAAGAGCGTGAGTGTGGCATTGGATATGAAGGCCATTTCTGCATCGTCTGGTGGAGGTTTTGGGCCAGGGGGGATTAGGGGGAGTGGGACGCCGCAGATCGGGGGCGGGGCGAAGGCGAAGGAGGCGCTGTGGCAGAGGATGGGGACTTGTATGGATGAGATTCATTCAATCGTGGTTGCGGTTTGGCACTTGCAGAGGGTGTTATCGAAAAAAAGAGATCCATTTACGCATGTCTTGTTGCTTGATGAAGTCATGCAGGTAAGTGGAATTTGATTCTCTTTTGAAACTTGTTTGGTTTTGTGATTTactttgatttgttttgtttggttgaacaaGAAACgaaattcaaatatttatagcttagatttcttattattttgggGATTGGGAAAACTTAAGCCTCCACTAAATTGTGCTTCTAGTAAGTATACTAATCTACTCGGCTAGTTGACTCTAGTATACTGAAACTTTAGTCCTGATTCATTACTGCTGAAATCTTCAAATGGCTGGAAGAGTAATAAGCCATCACTCAAATAAAATGAGGATGCcgaaccttgattggttggttTATACTTACTAAGCATATTTGGTGCTCTTCAATAAGTTTGGCGGGTCTAACTGAAGGCATGTCACTGTTGTATGAAGGAGATAAAAGCAACTACTCTTTGGACTTCTAGacaatttttgaagaaaatttaaagaTGGGAACTTCAGAAAAAGAACTGAAACGgaatgaaaacaataattaaaaccattgtttcaacaaaataaaagcTAGTTGTTCTGGAGCTTTTAAATGATGTATTAGCTCTTCTTAATGTTTGttaccttttgttttttctgttttttgtttttttggggtGGTAATATGTGATtaaatttcccttttttctgCTGACTTTCTGAAATTTAAAAGTATTATCAGCTGAATCACTGCCCTTCTGCCTTTTTCTTATGTTAACTCTTATTTGCTTAGGAGGGTGATCCCATGTTAACAGATAGAGTTTGGGAAGCACTTGTAAGATCTTTTGCCAGTCAAATGAAGTCTACTTTCACTGCATCAAGTTTTGTCAAGGAGATATTTACTGTAGGGTACCCAAAGCTATTCTCCATGGTAGAGAATCTTCTTGAAAGAATTTCTCGTGACACAGATGTCAAGGGGGTTCTACCAGCCATCAGTTCAGAAGGAAAAGATCAGATGATTGCTGCCATTGAGATCTTCCAGACATCTTTCTTGGCCCTCTGTTTGGGTCGCCTGTCAGATCTTGTTAATACTGTATTCCCAGTGTCCAGTCGTGGAAGTGTTCCTTCCAAAGAACATATTGCAAGGATTATATTACGTATTCAGGAAGAGATTGAAGCAGTCCAGTTGGATGGTCGTTTGACACTTCTTGTCTTGCGTGAAATTGGCAAGGTTTTGCTGCTGCTTGCACAAAGAGCTGAATACCAGGTAATGTCCTTGTTGTTTGCACAAAAACAGTTATTAGTACAACATGTAAACAAAGCTTAAGATTGTATCTGTCTGTTCTTATATTTCCTGCTTAACTTTTGTTTCAAGTTAAATGAGTTCCTTCTCACATGGCTCATATCATACACCTTTTTCTTGTCCTTGTTGCTTGTAGTTTTAGTGTATTGGGACAAACCTTTTCAGTTTCTATTTCAACAATAAGGTATTAGCGGGCTGTTCATGATCTCACAGAGACAAAGATGGGAATCAGTAAGACTACATTAATCctgaaaaaattagaaaactgaGGGAACTATTAGTCACTATATGGGGCCTAAACTGGAGAAAACCTAGTCAAGTATGgctgagaaagagagagagagagagagagagagagagagagagaggggctGAGGAATTTGCTGGTTGATTGTTTAGGCCTTTTGGTCTTTAGAGGTCTGatgtcaatattttaaaatgctGGAGTATGTGTTTGGAACATAAAATGAGACAATTATAGAGATTCTTACTGTTATTTGGATATTCGCTTTTATATGCATGAAATGGTTGTAAAGTGTAGATAGGAGGTTGGTGAGCTGTCTTAAGTAAGCTGTGTATTTGTGATAGAGAAAGACTAATAGTGAATAATAAACCTAAAAATAGGGGGAACTAAGAAAATTCTAAAACCTCTGCAATAGTTCAAATGAATAATAAGGCCTTTTGGTCTTTAGAGGTCtattgtcaatattttaaaatgctaGAGCATGTGTTTGGACATAAAATGAGACCATTATAGAGATTCTTACTGTTGTCTGGATATTCGCTTTTATATACATGAAATGGTTTTAAAGTGTAGATAGGAGGTTGGTGAGCTGTCTTAAGTAAGCTGTGTATTTGTGATAGAGAAAgattcttctcttgtaagttttgTAGACTGGATAGGCTCCTAGTTAGGGAAAGTGGTGTGTATACTCCATGTATACTTAGAGGGCACCggtttttggtgtttcctcttttcgtttaatatacttcttttacttatcaaaaaaaaaaatagtgaataaTAAACCCAAAAATAGGGGGAAACTAAGAAAATTCTAAAACCTCTGCAATAATTCAAATGAATTATAAGGCCTTTTGGTCTTTAGAGGTCTGTTGTCAATATTTAAAATGCTAGAGTATGTGTTTGGAACATAAAATGAGACAATTATAGAGATTCTTACTGTTGTCTGGATATTTGCTTTGGGATAGAGAAAGACTAATAGTGAATAATAAACCTAAAAATAGGGGGAAACTAAGAATATTCTAAAACCTTTGCAATGATTCAAATGAATAATAGTGATCCtgataataaaatgaaatttaagaaataGAAACAACATAAGAAAGGTCAAATGTAAATAGAAAGGGAAGTGTATAACACTTGAGTGCATAGTGGAAATGTTTAATGAAGAAATTCACTAGGGAGCTATCCCCCGAAGGCATTTTCTGTTTTATGGGCTTTCTTCAGTTGCACGAGTAGTTTGGAGAACTCATCTCCAAATTTTCCTTCTctgtttccttttccttctcctTCCCCTCATTTGACTGGATAAAAACAGATACTGGCTGCAGGGTTCTTCCTGGACCTATCTATATAAGTTCATTTTCCTACTATCTGGAGACCTTTCTTGTATAACCTAGTATGAGCTTTTCCTCTTGGCAATCATATAATTGGAGGTTTGAGGTTCGGCTTTGATACTTGATGAATTGTTGGCTCCATTTCTACATGGGAAGATAATTTCCAGTCTGCCATAGACAACATTAGAACTCTTAATGAGTTGCTTAAGTAGTAGGTGAGGATGTGCTTTGAGGATGAGAAAGTGATTTGGGATATTAAGGACTCTGTTGGCGACTAAGTTCCAAGTACAATTAGTTTCAGTTAGGTACTTTGTAAGTGTTGTTAGCACATAATTTGCAGATATCATGATCATTCTCTCCTCTAATTATTTGACCAATGTTGAGGGCTTTGATGGTATTTACTTATTTACTTTTGGACCATTAGACCTCGTACACTGTTAAGAAAATGCTAATGAATATACCATGGTCaccatcattctttttttttttttttttatagacattattctttctaaatattattgtttgccatccttatttttattatattatctacATCAGAATAAATGGATATCTCTAAATGATAGGTATCTACTGGTCCTGAAGCACGTCAAGTAACAGGTCCTGCAACTCCATTACAACTTAAGAACTTCACATTATGTCAGTATCTGCAAGAGATTCATACTCGAATATCATCTATGGTAGCAGGACTACCTGCAATTGCCTCAGATGTTTTGTCTCCAGCACTAGGTGCCATATATGGTATTGCCTGTGATTCAGTGACATCCTTATTCCAAGCCATGCTTGACCGTCTCGAGTCATGCATTTTGCAAATCCATGAGCAGAATTTTGGTGTGCTTGGCATGGATGCTGCTATGGACAATAATGCATCGCCTTACATGGAGGAGTTGCAAAAGTCTATCATTCACTTCCGTGGTGAATTCCTATCTAGGCTGTTGCCTTCTAAAACAAATTCCATTTCTACAGGGACGGAAACCATATGCACTCAGCTTGTTAGGACAATGGCTTCACGGGTTCTGATTTTCTTTATCAGGCATGCCTCTCTTGTAAGACCTCTTTCAGAATCAGGAAAGCTGAGGATGGCTAGGGACATGGCTGAGCTGGAGTTAGCAGTGGGCCAGAACTTGTTCCCTGTAGAACAGCTTGGTGCACCATATCGGGCCCTGCGAGCA comes from the Vitis vinifera cultivar Pinot Noir 40024 chromosome 12, ASM3070453v1 genome and includes:
- the LOC100247220 gene encoding conserved oligomeric Golgi complex subunit 5 gives rise to the protein MARPAIQKASPTPPSPLQKLSTPTVASTPTTATGGASPLDAFASDPTFSAFLSHSFDSTRFSSAALSAGSAASTAEKLQDGIRLLEKQLRSEVLHRHSDLLNQLSSLKDADSALSTLRAAVSSLQSSVRRVRSEIADPHRQIKSKTIQLSNLHRTTDLLQHSIRAIRLSKKLRDLASADPDKLDLAKAAQLHCEILSLCSENDLAGIDIINEELASVSEIGSRLRSDAMKVLERGMDGLNQAEVGTGLQVFYNLGELRQTVDALINKYKSQCVKSVSVALDMKAISASSGGGFGPGGIRGSGTPQIGGGAKAKEALWQRMGTCMDEIHSIVVAVWHLQRVLSKKRDPFTHVLLLDEVMQEGDPMLTDRVWEALVRSFASQMKSTFTASSFVKEIFTVGYPKLFSMVENLLERISRDTDVKGVLPAISSEGKDQMIAAIEIFQTSFLALCLGRLSDLVNTVFPVSSRGSVPSKEHIARIILRIQEEIEAVQLDGRLTLLVLREIGKVLLLLAQRAEYQVSTGPEARQVTGPATPLQLKNFTLCQYLQEIHTRISSMVAGLPAIASDVLSPALGAIYGIACDSVTSLFQAMLDRLESCILQIHEQNFGVLGMDAAMDNNASPYMEELQKSIIHFRGEFLSRLLPSKTNSISTGTETICTQLVRTMASRVLIFFIRHASLVRPLSESGKLRMARDMAELELAVGQNLFPVEQLGAPYRALRAFRPVIFLETSQLGASPLLQDLPPSVILHHLYSRGPDELQSPLQRNKLTPLQYSLWLDSQGEDQIWRGIKATLDDYAAQIKARGDKEFSPVYPLMLRLGSSLTENAPLSQKP